Genomic DNA from Setaria italica strain Yugu1 chromosome V, Setaria_italica_v2.0, whole genome shotgun sequence:
CACAGTAAAAGAGAACACTAATGACTACAACCATTAATGAAAACTATCAGGTAGTAGTAACAAGCAGATGTCAACTGTTTGCATTTTTCTATAACACCAACCAGCAAAATTGTCGAGTGCTGCCAATTTCAGCACTAACAATTTCTCATCCTATATGCTACTACCAGCCAACAGTTTAAGATGGTAACATGCGTGCAGATACTGCAATAAAACAGAACATACCCATTTTCAGGAAAACGTAGCTTGGATCATGAGACACCCAGGGTATACTGAGTTCAGAAGCAATAATAAAAAGGGTCAGTAACAGAAAAATCAGATGCTACTTGGTAGCTCCAAGAAGAACCTCCTCCAAAATTACTGCTCTCCAAGACCACCAGGTCACAGTTCCCACTGGCCCGTTTCACATAAGATGATCCTGTATCAGTTCGGCGGCCGCCACAACCCCTGAAGAGAAACTGTCATTGGCAAACACAATTGCCATCTGCTGCAACGCCTCTGCATTCTCCAGGATGAACTTAAGGAAGGCAAGCTCACTTTGTTTCCCTCATGGAAAACAATCTCCCTGATGTGCGACTGCACGCATTCGGTACGACAGGCCTCCTGCCAGAACTTGTGACTGAGCGTACCAGTTGGTTGATCAGCTTTCTCAGACTGCGAATCAAATCAATCAGTGGTTTAGCTAGCTAGCGTTGGATCATTCAGTGAGCATAAATCAAATGCTAGTGACAATTCATATGGGTGCCAGATTAACAGAGCAAGCAGGATCAACTAACCTCGATATGCAGGGTCTCTACGCTGGGAAAGCATCTGAGGAAGCTGGGAAGCATCTTGGCTCCATTGCGGACTCCGAAATGCACCTTCAAGGCCAAAATCTTGACACTTGGGACGATGGTGTTTGGGCTTGCCTTTGTCCCAACCAGCAACATAGACGGTTTTTCAATGGAAAGATCACAGAACCTTTGATGTACAGATACAGACTAACTAAGAATTGCTTAAATAAATGGAAGAAGAACATGAGCATGGCACCTTGATGACAGTGTCGCCCACCTCAAGAACATGTACCCCAGGCACCAAAAATCCCACTGAGCGCAGATTGGATCCATGCCCAAACTTGATCCTGGTGCGAACCCTGTCGCCGGGCACACAACGAATCGTCTCCCACAGGAAGAGCCGCTCCAGATGGGGAGCTTCCACCACCGCGACATCTTCGACAATGCACGTGCACAGCTGCACACACCGCAGGCTGCTGCTGACAATGCGGAGGTTCACTTGCTTCTGGCTCGAATAGAGCACGAGAGTCTCCAGGACGGGGCTCCTGGCGAGGACGAAGTCGAGGTCCCTGTCCTCCATGACGACGCAGCCGAGGGTGAGCTCCCGGAGGGCACCGCGCGGGAGGTCCGCAGTGTTCGGGAACCTCCAAAGACCGAGGTGGAGGCACCTGACGGACGCGAGGCTGAAGATCGCGGGCGGGGCGCCGGGAAGCTgttgtggggggggggggggggggggggggggggggggccccacCCCGGGGGATTTTAAAGGTCGAGGTGCGCGTCCATGtagccgatggtgaggtcgacgcagcaGCGGAAGGGGCCCGGGTGCACCTCCAGGACGCGGGACACCGCGGTGATGACGGCGCTGGACTCGGCGTCCCGGGTTAGGCTCCCGTCGTGACCAGCGCCCGGGACGAGGAGGGTGTGGACGAGGACGAGCGGCGCGGAGCGCCAGCGCGGCGTTCTTGGCGGGGAGGCGCGAGACGACGTTGCGGATGATCTCGTCCGGGAGCGCGCTGATGCGgtcctcctcggcgccggccccgtcgccggcggacGAGAAGTCGGCGGAGAGGTAGGCGTCGGCGTAGACGGGCGGGTCGGGGAGGCTGGAGCGGAGGAAGTCGTACATGAGATCCATGCCGTGGAGTACATGCGCGTCCATCCCCTGACTCACCATCTGGAGCAGCATACCCTCTGCCTCCAGGGTGATCTGCGGCGGCTGGTCCATGGTGGCCGCCGTGCACCCGACGGACGGGGAGCAAGGCGAAAGCGAGGGGGTTGGGCTTTGATGGGGAAATTTTGTTTGGTGGATGAACTTGGCTTTGCTGGCCCAGCACTACTATTTAGTGGTGATTCATAATAAGGTGATCCTATTTAGTGGGATAACTATATTCTTAATGTTTAATGCTAATTATGTGCATATGAGAAATGAAATGGTGATGGATCAGCCAATTTCATTTCTCAAagcaaaaaagaattttgagggTGAGGATGTGATGAACCATTCCATTCTTCTAGCCAAACCCATCTTTAACATGCCTTTGGTGAAATTTCAGTTAGCATTTTTCTGTCAAAAGACTTAGCTAACTCAGGATTCTGGGTAGTACTTTACCATCAGCCGAAAATACCTTTTCCCTTTACAAAACCCGGTGAAAATTTGAATCCTTGTGTCTCAGcagtttcttttttattcaCTTCGTAcgtggctgctgctgcactAGTAACTAGCAAACTGACAGCAGGGATATGTTCAAAACTGTACAGATCATATTTTCGATCAGAGAGTTTTTCATTAAGGGGCCGTCCTGTTAGAGCTAAAAAGCCAAAAGAACAGGTGGAATGGCAAACCAAATTTTAACATCCTAAAATTCGAGTGGACAAATCAATTTAATAAGCTTCGGTTGTTGCCTCCATACGAAATATGAAAGTATATGTCAAATAAGTTGAAGACACAAATAAAATTTCAACACAGACCACAACTGAATCTTGTCAAATTTGGCAGATtctaattcaaaaaaaaaaacttgacagATTTTAGGACGCTGTAGCCCACGCGGACTTCGCTTTGGCCCACGCACACCCAGGGCTGCCTGTCTGCAACCGCTATATATTCAAGCCGAGCTCGGCCGAAATCGAATCAGCATTTCCCTACCAGCACAACTTCCCCACCAACTGCCCGGCCATCTCCACGGCGACCGCACCGTCAACTTTGTCCTGCTGCCCCCTCCCCACCGTCACCATGGCCGCCACCCTCGCCGACGCGGAAGGCGAGGGCCACGACGGCAGGGACAGCTTCAGAATCAGCGACCTCATCTGcgaccacgacgacgacgacctcatCAGC
This window encodes:
- the LOC101770582 gene encoding uncharacterized protein LOC101770582 — its product is MDQPPQITLEAEGMLLQMVSQGMDAHVLHGMDLMYDFLRSSLPDPPVYADAYLSADFSSAGDGAGAEEDRISALPDEIIRNVVSRLPAKNAALALRALPGAPPAIFSLASVRCLHLGLWRFPNTADLPRGALRELTLGCVVMEDRDLDFVLARSPVLETLVLYSSQKQVNLRIVSSSLRCVQLCTCIVEDVAVVEAPHLERLFLWETIRCVPGDRVRTRIKFGHGSNLRSVGFLVPGVHVLEVGDTVIKASPNTIVPSVKILALKVHFGVRNGAKMLPSFLRCFPSVETLHIESEKADQPTGTLSHKFWQEACRTECVQSHIREIVFHEGNKVSLPSLSSSWRMQRRCSRWQLCLPMTVSLQGLWRPPN